One Methylobacterium sp. AMS5 genomic region harbors:
- a CDS encoding phosphotransferase, which produces MIALGQAATEAEHAFEAALRTVPRWQGRPTRYRPVLGGISNVNWRVEIEGEPHPYFVKMPGRGTEMFIDRAAARAASRQAEVIGLGPRTFDDLDAHGIEIAEFVDGRRPSTNRDFADPALRAEAMRVYRRFHAAPLLPLTKTVFDMIDEHDGQAAELGALLPPDQAWLTRQTRLARAALEASGLDLVPCFNDPMPGNFLLGEDGSILLIDFEYASNNDRLYDIAIWSGEMFFPESVDRELIELYFGRYDEALFARLMVHKALADVKWSTWAMVQNRISTLDFDFYKYGIWKHMRARSIMNDPRWPLFLKAL; this is translated from the coding sequence ATGATCGCTCTGGGCCAGGCCGCCACCGAGGCCGAGCACGCCTTCGAGGCGGCCCTGCGCACCGTCCCGCGCTGGCAGGGGCGCCCGACGCGCTACCGCCCGGTGCTCGGCGGGATCAGCAACGTCAACTGGCGCGTCGAGATCGAGGGCGAGCCGCATCCCTACTTCGTCAAGATGCCCGGCCGCGGCACCGAGATGTTCATCGACCGCGCCGCCGCCCGCGCCGCCAGCCGGCAGGCGGAGGTGATCGGGCTGGGGCCCCGCACCTTCGACGATCTCGACGCGCACGGCATCGAGATCGCCGAGTTCGTGGACGGGCGCCGCCCCTCGACCAACCGCGACTTCGCCGACCCGGCCCTGCGGGCGGAGGCGATGCGCGTCTACCGCCGCTTCCACGCGGCCCCGCTCCTGCCGCTGACCAAGACCGTGTTCGACATGATCGACGAACATGACGGCCAAGCGGCCGAACTCGGCGCCCTCCTGCCCCCCGATCAGGCGTGGCTGACGCGCCAGACCCGGCTGGCGCGGGCGGCGCTCGAAGCCTCGGGTCTCGATCTCGTGCCCTGCTTCAACGATCCGATGCCGGGCAACTTCCTCCTCGGCGAGGACGGCTCGATCCTCCTGATCGACTTCGAGTACGCCTCCAACAACGACCGGCTCTACGACATCGCGATCTGGAGCGGGGAGATGTTCTTCCCCGAGAGCGTCGATCGCGAACTGATCGAACTCTATTTCGGCCGCTACGACGAAGCGTTGTTCGCGCGCCTGATGGTGCACAAGGCGCTCGCCGACGTGAAATGGTCGACCTGGGCGATGGTGCAGAACCGGATCTCCACCCTCGACTTCGATTTCTACAAATACGGGATCTGGAAGCACATGCGCGCCCGCTCGATCATGAACGACCCGCGCTGGCCGCTCTTCCTGAAGGCGCTCTGA
- a CDS encoding Zn-dependent hydrolase — MPDMTARAPVRIDPARLQAMMEAVSAFGGGPDGALTRLTLSPEDGRARDWLAAWFAAHGFTPRVDAVGNQFGGLELAGPGAPTVMVGSHLDSQPNGGRFDGTLGVLAACEAILAVRAALEAAGRTSACNFTVANWTNEEGARFQPSLLGSSVFTGAAGLDWALARSDGDGVTVGEALSRIGYAGSDAVPVPDAFIELHIEGGPILEREGLHFGAFTRYWGATKYRLAFLGRQAHTGPTPMAERRDALLGAAYLIADLKAMTADYGLDLHTSVGRLEVRPNSPNTVPSEAVLFIELRSGSPAILEEAELRLKAAIDLAAARAEVGHEVRAIDRRAAGPMAPGLVRLAERAGAANGTTTRHLDTIGGHDAVSLSAVCPSVVLAVPCRGGVMHHPTEFTSPEDQAFGTQVLADMLMILATEGMAAIETAGEGR; from the coding sequence ATGCCCGACATGACGGCCCGAGCCCCCGTGCGGATCGACCCCGCCCGCCTCCAGGCGATGATGGAGGCGGTCTCTGCCTTCGGCGGCGGGCCGGACGGCGCCCTGACCCGCCTGACCCTGTCGCCCGAGGACGGGCGGGCGCGCGACTGGCTCGCCGCGTGGTTTGCCGCTCACGGCTTCACCCCGCGGGTCGATGCAGTCGGCAACCAGTTCGGCGGTCTGGAACTGGCCGGACCCGGCGCCCCGACGGTGATGGTCGGCTCGCATCTCGACAGCCAGCCCAATGGCGGGCGCTTCGACGGGACGCTCGGCGTGCTCGCGGCCTGCGAAGCCATCCTCGCCGTGCGCGCGGCCCTCGAAGCGGCGGGCAGGACTTCAGCCTGCAACTTCACGGTCGCCAACTGGACCAACGAGGAGGGCGCCCGCTTCCAGCCGAGCCTGCTCGGCAGCAGCGTCTTCACCGGTGCGGCCGGGCTCGACTGGGCGCTGGCCCGCAGCGACGGCGACGGCGTCACCGTCGGCGAGGCCCTGTCGCGGATCGGCTACGCCGGGAGCGACGCCGTGCCGGTGCCGGACGCCTTCATCGAGCTGCATATCGAGGGCGGGCCGATCCTGGAGCGCGAGGGCCTGCACTTTGGCGCCTTCACCCGCTACTGGGGCGCCACCAAGTACCGCCTCGCCTTCCTCGGGCGCCAAGCCCATACCGGCCCGACGCCGATGGCCGAGCGGCGCGACGCGCTTCTCGGCGCCGCCTACCTGATCGCCGACCTCAAGGCGATGACGGCCGATTACGGCCTCGACCTGCACACCTCCGTCGGCCGGCTCGAAGTGCGGCCGAACTCGCCCAACACCGTGCCGAGCGAGGCGGTGCTGTTCATCGAGCTGCGCTCCGGCTCGCCCGCAATCTTGGAGGAGGCCGAACTCCGGCTGAAGGCGGCCATCGATCTGGCCGCCGCGCGCGCGGAGGTGGGTCACGAGGTGCGCGCCATCGACCGCCGCGCCGCCGGCCCGATGGCGCCGGGCCTCGTGCGGCTTGCCGAGCGCGCAGGCGCCGCCAACGGCACGACGACCCGCCACCTCGACACGATCGGCGGCCACGACGCCGTCAGCCTCTCCGCCGTCTGCCCCTCGGTGGTGCTGGCCGTGCCCTGCCGCGGCGGCGTGATGCACCACCCGACCGAGTTCACGAGCCCGGAGGATCAGGCCTTCGGCACGCAGGTGCTGGCCGACATGCTGATGATCCTCGCCACCGAGGGCATGGCCGCCATCGAGACTGCGGGAGAGGGGCGATGA
- the hisN gene encoding histidinol-phosphatase: MDLALPATDPLAPETILAFAAELAEAARPIALAYFRTPLDIVTKADESPVTLADRAIEARLRGLIEARFPDHGIFGEEMGVKPGATPGDGPVWVIDPIDGTKSFVTGLPLFGTLVAFLDGGVPLVGLIDMPALGERWTGVPGEARFGAEPARTSTCRSLSKARFFTTSPEGFTGADEASYRRLIAKTALRRFGGDCYAYGLLASGHCDLIAETGLQPYDTMALVPVIRAAGGVITDWSGEDLSLHSDGRVLAAATPELHAEALAILRG; this comes from the coding sequence ATGGATCTGGCTTTGCCCGCGACCGACCCTCTCGCCCCGGAAACCATCCTCGCCTTTGCCGCTGAACTGGCCGAGGCCGCGCGCCCGATCGCGCTCGCCTATTTCCGCACCCCGCTCGACATCGTGACGAAGGCCGACGAGAGCCCGGTGACGTTGGCCGACCGCGCCATCGAGGCGCGCCTGCGCGGCCTGATCGAGGCGCGGTTTCCCGATCACGGCATCTTCGGCGAGGAGATGGGGGTGAAGCCCGGAGCAACGCCCGGCGACGGCCCGGTCTGGGTGATCGACCCGATCGACGGCACCAAGAGCTTCGTCACCGGCCTGCCGCTGTTCGGCACCCTGGTCGCCTTCCTCGACGGAGGGGTGCCGCTCGTCGGGCTGATCGACATGCCCGCACTCGGCGAGCGCTGGACCGGCGTACCGGGGGAGGCCCGGTTCGGGGCCGAGCCAGCGCGGACCAGCACCTGCCGGAGCCTGTCCAAGGCGCGCTTCTTCACCACTTCGCCCGAGGGTTTCACCGGGGCGGACGAGGCCTCTTATCGACGCCTGATCGCGAAAACGGCCCTGCGCCGCTTCGGCGGCGATTGCTACGCCTACGGCCTGCTGGCGAGCGGCCATTGCGACCTGATCGCCGAGACCGGCCTGCAACCCTACGACACCATGGCCCTGGTGCCGGTGATCCGGGCGGCGGGCGGGGTCATCACCGACTGGAGCGGCGAGGACCTTTCCCTCCACTCCGACGGGCGGGTGCTCGCGGCGGCGACGCCTGAATTGCACGCCGAGGCGCTGGCGATCCTGCGGGGATAG
- a CDS encoding phosphotransferase, translating to MKALGTPEDAPERLAEAALAQAFSALPELRGKVPHYAVAVPGLASPSYHGVESTTFHVAETEGAEPSLFLKISEPCAAALLDPAAAFRAAQAIAALGLAPEPLHFAADQGAILFRCLGPDWRPATLDRLQQPDSMATVIEAFRRIGAGEAFGRPWSVFDAIRTLRALLGPDADALPPDAWFLFDWAEAIEAALTAAGTDVRPAHADPHASNLLFGSRGALQLVDFDMACDTDPHYQLGAFLNEACAFETPMRAGIEMAEGRFRPDVFNRARAYAAADDLHWALRALAMDRLSPRRGLEFRKYAAWRFLRCRMRVGRPGFEETLRAL from the coding sequence ATGAAGGCGCTGGGCACCCCCGAGGACGCGCCCGAGCGGCTGGCCGAGGCCGCCCTGGCGCAGGCTTTTTCCGCGCTACCCGAGCTTCGGGGGAAGGTGCCGCATTATGCGGTAGCGGTGCCCGGCCTCGCCTCGCCCTCCTATCACGGTGTCGAATCCACGACGTTCCACGTCGCCGAGACCGAGGGCGCCGAACCGAGCCTGTTCCTCAAAATCTCGGAGCCCTGCGCCGCCGCGCTGCTCGATCCCGCCGCCGCCTTCCGCGCGGCGCAGGCTATCGCCGCTCTCGGCCTCGCACCGGAGCCGCTGCATTTCGCGGCGGATCAGGGCGCGATCCTGTTCCGGTGTCTCGGCCCGGATTGGCGCCCGGCCACCCTCGACAGGCTTCAGCAGCCGGACAGCATGGCCACGGTGATCGAGGCCTTCCGCCGGATCGGCGCGGGCGAAGCCTTTGGGCGACCCTGGAGCGTGTTCGACGCGATCCGCACCCTTCGCGCCCTGCTCGGGCCGGACGCCGACGCCCTGCCGCCCGATGCGTGGTTCCTGTTCGACTGGGCCGAGGCGATCGAGGCGGCGCTGACGGCCGCCGGCACCGATGTCCGTCCGGCCCATGCCGACCCGCACGCCTCCAACCTGCTGTTCGGCTCTCGCGGCGCCCTGCAGCTCGTCGATTTCGACATGGCCTGCGACACCGACCCCCATTACCAGCTCGGCGCCTTCCTCAACGAGGCCTGCGCCTTCGAGACGCCGATGAGGGCCGGCATCGAGATGGCGGAGGGGCGGTTCCGGCCCGACGTGTTCAACCGCGCCCGCGCCTACGCCGCCGCCGACGACCTGCACTGGGCCTTGCGGGCGCTCGCCATGGACCGGCTCTCGCCCCGCCGCGGGCTCGAATTTCGCAAGTACGCCGCGTGGCGCTTCCTGCGCTGCCGGATGCGCGTCGGCCGGCCGGGCTTCGAGGAAACCCTGAGGGCATTGTGA
- a CDS encoding aromatic ring-hydroxylating dioxygenase subunit alpha: MLDVTPTPLQRLLRERRPGYTLAAPFYLSPEVFEADMAVIFGRHWIYVGVEPDVPEAGDVMVVEIGKTSVAIVRDDDNEIRAFHNVCRHRGARLVHEEKSTVGNLVCRYHSWTYDLTGNLIHAEHMGPDFKRGCHGLKPVHVRSLAGLLFICLADEPPADFDEMAAKLGPYIEPHNVRDTKVAFQKDIIEPGNWKLTMENNRECYHCGANHPELTVPLFAYGFGFAPEEMDAHDRAQAERYGCLLKTRHGEWEAEGLPSKEIDELDTMITGFRTERLPLDGEGESHTLDTKAACKRLLGNLTSAKLGGLSVWTQPNSWHHFLGDHIVTFSVLPLDAERSLLRTKWLVHKDAVEGVDYDLANLTGVWEATNDQDSELVGICQQGVASPAYEPGPYSPHTEMLVEKFCNWYVGRMAAHLGR, from the coding sequence ATGCTCGATGTGACGCCGACCCCGCTTCAGCGCCTGCTGCGCGAGCGCCGCCCCGGCTACACCCTCGCTGCGCCGTTCTACCTCAGCCCCGAGGTGTTCGAGGCCGACATGGCCGTCATCTTCGGGCGGCACTGGATCTATGTCGGCGTCGAGCCCGACGTGCCCGAGGCCGGCGACGTCATGGTCGTCGAGATCGGCAAGACCTCCGTCGCGATCGTGCGCGACGACGACAACGAGATCCGTGCCTTCCACAACGTCTGCCGCCACCGCGGCGCCCGGCTGGTCCACGAGGAGAAGTCCACGGTCGGCAACCTCGTCTGCCGCTACCATTCCTGGACCTACGACCTCACCGGCAACCTGATCCATGCCGAGCATATGGGCCCGGACTTCAAGCGCGGCTGCCACGGCCTGAAGCCCGTGCACGTCCGTTCGCTCGCGGGCCTGCTGTTCATCTGCCTCGCCGACGAGCCCCCGGCCGATTTCGACGAGATGGCCGCAAAGCTCGGGCCCTATATCGAGCCGCACAACGTGCGCGACACCAAGGTCGCCTTCCAGAAGGACATCATCGAGCCCGGCAACTGGAAGCTCACGATGGAAAACAACCGCGAGTGCTACCATTGCGGGGCCAACCATCCCGAGCTGACCGTGCCGCTCTTCGCCTACGGCTTCGGCTTCGCGCCCGAAGAGATGGACGCGCACGACCGCGCCCAGGCCGAGCGCTACGGCTGCCTGCTCAAGACCCGCCACGGCGAGTGGGAGGCGGAGGGCCTGCCGTCGAAGGAGATCGACGAGCTCGACACCATGATCACGGGCTTCCGCACCGAGCGGCTGCCGCTCGACGGCGAGGGCGAGTCCCACACCCTCGACACCAAGGCCGCCTGCAAGCGGCTGCTCGGCAACCTCACCAGCGCCAAGCTCGGCGGGCTCTCGGTCTGGACGCAGCCGAATTCCTGGCACCATTTCCTCGGCGACCACATCGTCACCTTCTCGGTGCTGCCGCTCGATGCCGAGCGCTCGCTGCTGCGCACCAAGTGGCTCGTCCACAAGGACGCGGTCGAGGGCGTCGATTACGATCTGGCCAACCTCACCGGCGTCTGGGAGGCCACCAACGATCAGGACAGCGAGCTCGTCGGCATCTGCCAGCAGGGTGTCGCGAGCCCGGCCTACGAGCCCGGCCCCTACTCGCCGCATACCGAGATGCTCGTGGAGAAGTTCTGCAACTGGTATGTCGGCCGCATGGCCGCGCATCTGGGGCGCTGA
- a CDS encoding (Fe-S)-binding protein, giving the protein MSYAFTGLVWLMAALALVQGLRRAALWRVGAAAPVAWLDGLAKLPRRYLVDVHHVVARDPYASRMHAVVAGGLLAASILTALAILPPLADFRPYWFLVALAFGVTAIGALLVGARRYPQKPKRLSAGRFQILPFLLVAYAIGGTLTALILALGGGGGLFGSVALALAAAGGLGLAFEVRHGPMRHAAAGALHLVAHPRPGRFEGRPDTALQPLDLDAPRLGSEMPADFTWNRLLSYDACVSCGRCETACPAFAAGQPLNPKKLIQDLVAGLSPAEPAYAGNPYPGGRVAEGERGALARLIGPDARIHPDTLWSCTTCRACVEECPMMIEHVDAVVSLRRHEALERGALPEKAVVPVTELRQSGDPGGRPLAARTDFAAGLDLPRIADREGVDVLLWLGEGAYDLRYGRSLRALVRLLREAGVDFAVLGAEERDTGDLARRLGDEATFQALARENIATLAKYRFKRIVTADPHALHALRNEYPAFGGRYTVVHHTAFLLELIRAGKLNPGRLPDLSVTYHDPCYLARYNGETEAPRAVLDAIGVTRSEMTRSGRRAMCCGGGGGAPVSDVPGERRIPDIRMAQAAETGAGIVAVACPSCTAMLEGVTDRKAEIRDVAELLLQAVEAGR; this is encoded by the coding sequence ATGAGCTACGCATTCACAGGGTTGGTCTGGCTGATGGCGGCGCTCGCCCTCGTCCAGGGCTTGCGCCGCGCCGCCCTCTGGCGCGTCGGCGCCGCCGCGCCCGTGGCGTGGCTCGACGGGCTCGCCAAGTTGCCCCGCCGCTACCTCGTCGATGTCCACCACGTCGTGGCGCGCGATCCTTACGCCTCGCGCATGCACGCGGTCGTGGCCGGCGGCCTGCTCGCGGCCTCGATCCTGACCGCGCTGGCGATCCTGCCGCCGCTGGCGGACTTCCGGCCCTACTGGTTCCTCGTGGCGCTGGCCTTCGGCGTGACCGCGATCGGCGCGCTGCTGGTGGGCGCCCGGCGCTATCCGCAGAAGCCAAAGCGGCTCTCCGCCGGCCGTTTCCAAATCCTGCCGTTCCTGCTCGTCGCCTACGCCATCGGCGGCACGCTCACCGCCCTCATCCTCGCGCTCGGCGGCGGCGGTGGCCTGTTCGGCTCCGTCGCCCTGGCGCTCGCGGCGGCTGGCGGGCTCGGCCTCGCCTTCGAGGTGCGCCACGGCCCGATGCGCCATGCGGCGGCCGGCGCGCTCCACCTCGTGGCCCATCCCCGGCCCGGCCGGTTCGAGGGCCGGCCCGACACCGCGCTCCAGCCCCTCGACCTCGACGCGCCCCGCCTCGGCTCGGAAATGCCGGCCGACTTCACCTGGAACCGGCTCCTGTCCTACGATGCCTGCGTGAGCTGCGGACGCTGCGAGACCGCCTGCCCGGCCTTCGCCGCCGGCCAGCCGCTGAACCCCAAAAAACTCATTCAGGATCTCGTCGCTGGTCTCTCGCCCGCCGAGCCCGCCTATGCCGGCAACCCCTATCCCGGCGGCCGGGTGGCGGAGGGTGAGCGCGGGGCTTTGGCCCGGCTGATCGGGCCGGATGCGCGCATCCACCCCGACACTTTGTGGTCCTGCACCACCTGCCGCGCCTGCGTCGAGGAATGCCCGATGATGATCGAGCATGTCGATGCGGTGGTTTCCTTACGCCGGCACGAGGCGCTGGAGCGCGGGGCGCTGCCCGAGAAGGCCGTCGTTCCGGTGACGGAGCTGCGCCAGTCCGGCGATCCCGGCGGGCGCCCGCTCGCCGCGCGCACCGATTTCGCCGCCGGGCTCGACCTGCCGCGGATCGCGGACCGCGAGGGGGTCGATGTCCTGCTCTGGCTCGGCGAGGGCGCCTACGACCTGCGCTACGGCCGCTCGCTGCGCGCGCTGGTGCGGCTGCTGCGCGAGGCCGGAGTCGATTTCGCGGTGCTCGGCGCGGAGGAGCGCGACACCGGCGACCTCGCCCGGCGGCTCGGCGACGAGGCGACCTTCCAGGCGCTGGCGCGGGAGAACATCGCGACGCTGGCGAAGTACCGCTTCAAGCGGATCGTGACCGCCGACCCGCACGCGCTGCATGCGCTCCGCAACGAGTACCCGGCCTTCGGCGGGCGCTACACGGTCGTGCACCACACCGCCTTCCTGCTGGAGCTGATCCGGGCGGGCAAGCTCAATCCCGGCCGCCTGCCGGACCTCTCGGTGACCTATCACGACCCCTGCTACCTCGCCCGCTACAACGGGGAGACCGAGGCCCCCCGCGCCGTGCTCGACGCGATCGGCGTCACCCGCAGCGAGATGACCCGCTCGGGCCGCCGGGCGATGTGCTGCGGCGGCGGCGGCGGCGCGCCGGTGAGCGACGTGCCGGGCGAGCGCCGTATCCCCGACATCCGCATGGCCCAGGCCGCCGAGACCGGCGCGGGAATCGTGGCCGTCGCCTGCCCCTCCTGCACGGCGATGCTGGAGGGCGTGACCGACCGCAAGGCGGAGATCCGCGACGTGGCCGAATTGCTGCTCCAGGCGGTGGAGGCGGGCCGATGA
- a CDS encoding NADH:flavin oxidoreductase: protein MIANADALLKPLTIKGLTIRNRVMSTSHAPGYGRDGKPQERYQLYHAEKAKGGIGLTMFGGSSSVAVDSPAAPWNQISVADDSVIPFFQQFSDRVHAHGGKLMIQLTHMGRRTKWDTEHWLPTVSPSPRREPASRTIPKEMEAEDIARIVKSFAQAARRCREGGLDGCEVSAAHGHLIDQFWSPSVNQRTDRYGGSLENRMRFGIEVLEAMRAEAGDDYVIGIRMSGDEMIADGLSQDDCVAIAAEYARRGLVDFLNILGGQARDHIAHAISLPNMSFPVAPFLFLPSAIKREVDVPVFHAQRVTDLATAARAVAEGHVDMVAMTRAHIADPHLVKKLSEGRADDIRQCVGAGYCIDRIYVGGDALCIQNAATGREATMPHEIRKADVRRRVVVIGAGPGGLEAARVCAERGHAVVLFEKSGQAGGQIGIAAKAGWREAMSGITRWLVAQVTKLGVDLRLNTEATEAAILAEKPDVVIVATGGTPFRGHAKGAEQHAVTTTEVLTGAVEPTGSVLLYDEMGQHNAASVAEQLAKRGCLVEIATHDRMVAEEVGTTNQPIHLRELYKLGVIMSPNMELIEIYPEGNRFVAALRNTMTDAEEERLVDRIVVDHGTLPVDALYRSLKTSSVNHGQTDPDALLRGEPQPYDLSKGYALYRIGDAVSGRNIHAAIYDALRLCKDL, encoded by the coding sequence GTGATCGCCAATGCCGACGCGCTGCTGAAGCCGCTGACCATCAAGGGCCTCACCATCCGCAACCGGGTGATGTCCACGAGCCATGCCCCCGGCTACGGGCGGGACGGCAAGCCGCAGGAGCGCTACCAGCTCTACCACGCCGAGAAGGCCAAGGGCGGCATCGGTCTCACCATGTTCGGCGGCTCCTCCTCGGTCGCCGTCGACAGCCCGGCCGCGCCCTGGAACCAGATCTCGGTCGCCGACGACTCGGTGATCCCGTTCTTCCAGCAATTCTCCGACCGGGTGCACGCGCACGGCGGCAAGCTGATGATTCAGCTCACGCATATGGGCCGGCGCACCAAGTGGGACACCGAGCACTGGCTCCCCACCGTCTCGCCCTCCCCCCGGCGCGAGCCCGCCTCCCGCACCATCCCGAAGGAGATGGAGGCGGAGGACATCGCCCGCATCGTCAAGAGCTTCGCCCAGGCCGCGCGCCGCTGCCGCGAGGGCGGGCTCGACGGCTGCGAGGTCTCGGCCGCCCACGGCCACCTGATCGACCAGTTCTGGTCGCCCTCGGTCAACCAGCGCACCGACCGATACGGCGGCAGCCTGGAGAACCGGATGCGCTTCGGCATCGAGGTGCTGGAGGCGATGCGCGCGGAAGCCGGCGACGACTACGTCATTGGCATCCGCATGTCCGGCGACGAGATGATCGCCGACGGCCTCAGCCAGGACGATTGCGTGGCGATCGCCGCCGAGTACGCCCGGCGCGGGCTCGTGGACTTCCTCAACATCCTCGGCGGCCAGGCGCGCGACCACATCGCCCACGCGATCTCGCTGCCGAACATGTCCTTCCCCGTGGCCCCCTTCCTGTTCCTGCCGAGCGCGATCAAGCGCGAGGTCGACGTGCCGGTGTTCCACGCCCAGCGCGTCACCGATCTCGCCACCGCCGCCCGCGCGGTCGCCGAAGGCCATGTCGACATGGTGGCGATGACGCGCGCCCACATCGCCGATCCGCATCTCGTGAAGAAGCTGTCCGAGGGCCGGGCCGACGACATCCGCCAATGCGTCGGCGCGGGCTACTGCATCGACCGGATCTATGTCGGCGGCGACGCGCTCTGCATCCAGAACGCCGCCACCGGCCGCGAGGCGACCATGCCGCACGAGATCCGCAAGGCGGATGTGCGCCGCCGGGTCGTGGTGATCGGCGCCGGCCCCGGCGGGCTGGAGGCCGCCCGCGTCTGCGCCGAGCGCGGCCATGCGGTCGTGCTGTTCGAAAAGAGCGGCCAGGCCGGCGGCCAGATCGGCATCGCGGCCAAGGCCGGTTGGCGCGAGGCGATGTCGGGCATCACCCGCTGGCTGGTGGCCCAGGTGACGAAGCTCGGCGTCGATCTGCGCCTCAACACCGAGGCGACCGAGGCGGCGATCCTCGCCGAGAAGCCCGACGTCGTCATCGTGGCGACCGGCGGCACGCCGTTCCGCGGCCACGCCAAGGGCGCCGAGCAGCACGCGGTCACGACCACCGAGGTGCTGACCGGCGCGGTCGAGCCGACCGGCTCGGTCCTGCTCTACGACGAGATGGGCCAGCACAACGCAGCCTCGGTCGCCGAGCAACTGGCCAAGCGCGGCTGCCTTGTCGAGATCGCCACCCACGACCGCATGGTCGCGGAGGAGGTCGGCACCACCAACCAGCCGATCCACCTGCGCGAGTTGTACAAGCTCGGCGTGATCATGAGCCCGAACATGGAGCTCATCGAGATCTATCCGGAGGGCAACCGCTTCGTCGCGGCTTTGCGCAACACCATGACCGACGCCGAGGAGGAGCGCCTCGTCGACCGCATCGTCGTCGATCACGGCACGCTGCCCGTCGATGCGCTTTATCGCTCGCTGAAGACGTCGTCCGTCAACCACGGCCAGACCGACCCGGACGCGCTCCTGCGCGGCGAGCCGCAGCCCTACGACCTGTCGAAGGGCTACGCGCTCTACCGCATCGGCGACGCGGTCTCGGGCCGCAACATCCACGCGGCGATCTACGACGCCCTGCGGCTGTGCAAGGACCTTTGA
- a CDS encoding hybrid-cluster NAD(P)-dependent oxidoreductase: MTSASSEPAAARLAASAPWDAEADDRLVCLAVRDETHDVKTFVLAPKEPRLFAYAPGQFLTFSFEIGGETLHRCYTVSSAPTRPNAVAFTVKRVPGGPVSNWLHDSLKPGDTVRALGPMGEFSCFTHPAGKYLLLSGGSGVTPMMSMARTFHDLGEARDVAFVHSARSPADIVFRGELETMARLDPAFRFHAVCETDSPNEIWAGPKGRLSLETLREAVPDFLDREIFVCGPKPYMDAVRAMLSQAGFDMARHHEESFDFGALPEAEQEAAAEAEKTLDAEAAPGGGVRTFRVEFAKTRRVLECPENETVLDAARKAGIRLPSSCAKGLCGTCKSKLTAGTVAMTHAGGIRQREIDAGMALLCCSKPTSDLVVER, translated from the coding sequence ATGACGTCGGCCTCCTCCGAACCGGCCGCCGCGCGGCTCGCGGCCTCCGCGCCCTGGGATGCGGAGGCCGACGACAGGCTGGTCTGCCTCGCGGTGCGCGACGAGACGCACGATGTGAAGACCTTCGTGCTGGCGCCCAAGGAGCCCCGGCTTTTCGCCTACGCGCCGGGCCAGTTCCTGACCTTCTCGTTCGAGATCGGCGGCGAGACCCTCCACCGCTGCTACACGGTCTCCTCGGCGCCGACCCGGCCGAATGCGGTCGCATTCACGGTCAAGCGCGTGCCCGGCGGCCCGGTCTCGAACTGGCTGCACGACAGCCTGAAGCCCGGCGACACGGTGCGGGCGCTGGGGCCGATGGGCGAGTTCTCCTGCTTCACCCATCCGGCGGGCAAGTACCTGCTCCTGTCCGGCGGCAGCGGCGTCACGCCGATGATGTCGATGGCGCGCACCTTCCACGATCTCGGCGAGGCCCGCGATGTGGCCTTCGTCCATTCCGCCCGCTCGCCTGCCGACATCGTGTTCCGGGGCGAGCTGGAGACGATGGCCCGGCTCGATCCCGCCTTCCGCTTCCACGCGGTCTGCGAGACCGATTCACCGAATGAAATCTGGGCGGGTCCGAAGGGCCGGCTCTCGCTCGAAACCTTGCGCGAAGCCGTGCCCGACTTCCTCGACCGGGAAATCTTCGTCTGCGGCCCCAAGCCCTACATGGACGCGGTGCGGGCCATGCTGAGCCAAGCCGGCTTCGACATGGCCCGGCACCACGAGGAGAGCTTCGATTTCGGCGCGTTGCCGGAGGCCGAGCAGGAAGCAGCGGCGGAAGCCGAGAAGACCCTCGACGCCGAGGCCGCGCCCGGCGGCGGCGTACGCACCTTCCGGGTGGAGTTCGCCAAGACCCGCCGGGTGCTCGAATGCCCGGAGAACGAGACGGTGCTCGACGCCGCCCGCAAGGCCGGCATCCGCCTGCCCTCGTCCTGCGCCAAGGGCCTGTGCGGCACCTGCAAGTCGAAGCTCACCGCCGGCACCGTCGCCATGACCCATGCCGGCGGCATCCGTCAGCGCGAGATCGACGCCGGCATGGCGCTGCTCTGCTGCTCCAAACCAACCAGCGACCTCGTCGTCGAGCGCTGA